A DNA window from Loxodonta africana isolate mLoxAfr1 chromosome 7, mLoxAfr1.hap2, whole genome shotgun sequence contains the following coding sequences:
- the LOC100653719 gene encoding olfactory receptor 4A5-like, giving the protein MGHSNNVTEFVLLGLTQDPEGQKVLFIIFLLIYIVTMVGNLIIVMTIIVSPSLYSPMYFFLAYLSLMVAIYSTAISPKMILDLLCGKMTTSFPACMGQLFIEHLFGGTEVFLLVTMAYDRYVAICKPLHYLTIMNRQVCILLLVVAWVGGFLHSVVQLLFVYSLPFCGPNVMDHFICDMYPLLELACTDTYFIGLTVVANGGAICMVIFILLLIYCGVILSSLKTLNQKRRHKALSTCSSHITVVVLFFVLCIFLYVRPVSNFAIDKSMTVVFTVITPMLNPLVYTLRNSEMKNAMEKIWGRKLTKSRIRMCVHTENIIAKSLK; this is encoded by the coding sequence ATGGGACACAGTAACAATGTAACAGAATTTGTCCTCCTGGGACTCACTCAGGATCCTGAGGGCCAAAAAGTGTTATTTATCATCTTTTTGCTCATCTACATTGTCACAATGGTGGGCAACCTGATTATTGTCATGACCATTATTGTCAGCCCCTCCCTGTactcccccatgtacttctttcttgcctATCTGTCACTCATGGTTGCTATTTATTCCACTGCCATTTCCCCCAAAATGATTCTAGACTTACTCTGTGGTAAAATGACTACTTCTTTCCCAGCTTGCATGGGCCAGCTCTTTATAGAGCACTTatttggtggtactgaggtctttcttctggtgacaatggcctatgaccgctatgtggccatctgtaagccatTGCATTACTTGACCATCATGAATCGACAGGTttgcattctgttgctggtggtgGCCTGGGTTGGAGGTTTTTTGCACTCTGTGGTTCAACTTCTCTTTGTGTACAGCCTCCcattctgtggtcccaatgtcaTGGATCACTTCATCTGTGACATGTACCCATTATTGGAACTTGCTTGTACTGACACCTATTTTATAGGTCTCACTGTGGTTGCCAATGGTGGAGCCATCTGTATGGTAATTTTTATCCTTCTGCTAATCTACTGTGGGGTCATTCTAAGCTCCCTGAAGACTCTCAATCAGAAAAGGAGGCACAAAGCCCTGTCTACCTGCAGCTCCCACATCACAGTGGTTGTCCTCTTTTTTGTGCTgtgtattttcttgtatgttagaCCTGTTTCCAACTTTGCCATTGATAAATCTATGACTGTGGTTTTTACGGTTATCACTCCCATGTTGAATCCTCTGGTTTAcaccttgagaaattctgagatgaaaaatgctATGGAAAAAATCTGGGGTAGAAAGTTAACCAAAAGTAGAATAAGAATGTGTGTCCACACTGAAAATATCATTGCTAAATCTTTAAAGTAA